Proteins from one Mercurialis annua linkage group LG7, ddMerAnnu1.2, whole genome shotgun sequence genomic window:
- the LOC126656210 gene encoding chaperonin CPN60-2, mitochondrial-like codes for MYRFASGLVSKARLAKSSTHQVGSRLAWNRNYAAKDIKFGVEARALMLKGVEDLADAVKVTMGPKGRNVVLEQSWGAPKVTKDGVTVAKSIEFQDRVKNVGASLVKQVANATNDVAGDGTTCATVLTRAILVEGCKSVAAGMNAMDLRRGISMAVDAVITNLKSRTRMISTSEEIAQVGTISANGEREIGELIAKAMEKVGKEGVITISDGKTLDNELEVVEGMKLDRGYISPYFITNTKNQKCELEDPLILIHEKKISNLNAIVKVLELALKKQRPLLIVAEDVESEALATLILNKLRAGIKVCAIKAPGFGENRKASMQDLAVLTGGEVITEELGMNLDKVGIEALGSCKKVTVSKDDTIVLDGLGDKKAIEERSEQLRSSIELSTSDYDKEKLQERLAKLSGGVAVLKIGGASEAEVSEKKDRVTDALNATKAAVEEGIVPGGGVALLYASKDLDKLPTANFDQKIGVQIIQNALKMPVHTIATNAGVEGAVIVGKLLEQDDPDLGYDAAKGEYVDMVKAGIIDPLKVIRTALVDAASVSSLMTTTEAIVTELPKDEKEAPAMGGGGGMGGMGF; via the exons ATGTATCGTTTTGCCTCAGGTCTCGTCTCCAAAGCCAG GTTGGCTAAGAGCAGTACCCATCAG GTTGGTAGTAGATTGGCATGGAATAGAAATTATGCGGCTAAAGATATTAAATTTGGCGTCGAAGCTCGTGCTTTGATGCTTAAAGGTGTTGAGGATCTTGCTGATGCTGTTAAAGTTACTATGGGACCTAAA GGACGAAATGTAGTTTTGGAGCAAAGTTGGGGAGCTCCTAAAGTGACAAAAGATGGCGTCACTGTAGCTAAGAGCATTGAATTCCAAGACAGAGTGAAGAATGTAGGTGCTAGTCTTGTAAAGCAGGTTGCAAATGCTACAAATGATGTGGCAGGCGATG GAACAACATGTGCAACAGTCCTTACCCGTGCAATTTTAGTTGAAGGATGCAAGTCTGTAGCAGCTGGAATGAATGCCATGGACTTAAGACGTGGGATTTCAATGGCAGTTGATGCTGTTATTACAAACTTGAAAAGTCGAACAAGAATGATAAGCACATCTGAAGAAATAGCTCAG GTTGGAACAATATCAGCAAATGGAGAGAGAGAGATTGGTGAGCTCATAGCCAAGGCAATGGAGAAAGTTGGCAAAGAGGGTGTTATTACTATTTCT GATGGGAAAACTTTGGACAACGAGTTAGAAGTTGTTGAAGGAATGAAGTTAGACAGAGGGTACATATCCCCTTATTTTATCACCAACACGAAAAACCAAAAATGT gaaCTAGAAGATCCTCTCATTTTAATTCATGAGAAGaagatttcaaatttaaatgcTATAGTCAAGGTTTTAGAATTGGCATTGAAG AAGCAAAGACCTTTACTAATTGTTGCAGAAGATGTTGAAAGTGAAGCTCTAGCAACTCTCATTCTGAACAAGCTTCGTGCTGGAATTAAG GTCTGTGCCATAAAAGCACCAGGATTTGGAGAAAACAGGAAGGCCAGTATGCAAGATCTTGCTGTTCTCACAGGGGGCGAG GTTATAACTGAGGAGCTTGGTATGAACCTTGACAAGGTGGGAATTGAAGCACTAGGCTCGTGCAAAAAG GTTACAGTATCCAAGGATGACacaattgttcttgatggattaGGTGACAAGAAAGCCATTGAAGAAAGAAGCGAACAG tTGAGATCTTCAATCGAGTTGAGTACTTCTGATTATGACAAGGAAAAGTTGCAGGAGCGACTTGCTAAACTTTCTGGTGGTGTAGCAGTTTTAAAG ATTGGTGGAGCTAGTGAAGCAGAAGTTAGTGAGAAGAAAGACAGAGTTACTGATGCTCTGAATGCGACCAAGGCTGCTGTGGAGGAAGGAATTGTACCTG gTGGTGGTGTTGCTCTTCTTTATGCGTCTAAGGATCTGGACAAGTTACCAACTGCAAATTTTGATCAGAAGATTGGTGTTCAGATTATCCAGAATGCTCTTAAG ATGCCGGTACACACCATTGCTACTAATGCGGGAGTAGAGGGGGCAGTTATTGTTGGGAAGCTATTAGAGCAGGACGATCCTGACCTTGGATATGATGCAGCTAAAG GTGAATATGTTGATATGGTAAAAGCAGGAATTATTGACCCGCTAAAAGTTATTAGAACAGCCTTGGTAGATGCTGCAAG TGTCTCTTCATTGATGACTACAACTGAGGCCATTGTGACTGAGCTTCCCAAGGATGAGAAGGAAGCCCCAGCCATGGGTGGCGGTGGCGGCATGGGAGGAATGGGTTTTTGA